The Uruburuella testudinis genome window below encodes:
- a CDS encoding leucyl aminopeptidase, whose product MEFSTKAEKLQPHQTGALLYVCASEGPDTADGGNPTAALLYAALEQAQTFAAAQSADNGSLKAVAVVRLQDVQRETIEQAAKEAAAWAQKQENVNVCLAPFCETDSPRVAEIFAAAFGEAVYRFDRYKKEAKPAKLQTAVFYHAEHSQAVQTALDVAAAQLYGCNIAKDLGNAAPNECTPEFLAETAKAEAEKLGAQAKILDKDYIKDNMGAFWSVAKGSKQKPYLVELSHFGAADKNEAPIVLVGKGITFDTGGISLKPGLNMDEMKFDMCGAAAVIGTFCAAVKLKLPINLIAIVPTCENMPSGAANKPGDVVTSMKGLTIEVLNTDAEGRLILCDALTYAEQFKPKAVIDAATLTGACIMALGHDVSGLMGNDQALVDSLLAASRETNDKAWQLPLFDTYKEQLKSNFADIPNIGTPGAGTITAATFLAYFTEDYPWAHLDIAGTAWKSGKEKGATGRPVPLLLNYLRNVR is encoded by the coding sequence GTGGAATTTAGCACAAAAGCCGAAAAATTGCAGCCGCATCAAACCGGCGCGCTGTTATATGTATGCGCATCCGAAGGCCCCGATACCGCCGACGGCGGCAACCCCACCGCCGCCCTGCTCTACGCGGCGCTGGAACAAGCACAAACGTTTGCCGCCGCCCAAAGCGCCGACAACGGCAGTTTGAAAGCCGTTGCCGTGGTGCGCCTGCAAGATGTGCAGCGCGAAACCATCGAACAGGCCGCCAAAGAAGCCGCCGCCTGGGCGCAGAAGCAAGAAAATGTAAATGTGTGCCTGGCGCCGTTTTGCGAAACAGACTCGCCGCGCGTGGCTGAAATTTTCGCTGCGGCCTTCGGTGAAGCCGTTTACCGTTTTGACCGCTACAAAAAAGAAGCCAAGCCCGCCAAACTGCAAACAGCCGTATTTTATCATGCCGAACACAGCCAAGCGGTTCAAACCGCTCTGGATGTCGCCGCAGCGCAACTTTACGGCTGCAACATCGCCAAAGATCTCGGTAATGCCGCCCCCAACGAATGCACGCCCGAATTTCTGGCCGAAACCGCCAAAGCCGAAGCGGAAAAACTCGGCGCACAAGCCAAAATTCTCGATAAAGACTATATCAAAGACAACATGGGCGCGTTTTGGTCGGTGGCCAAAGGCAGCAAGCAAAAACCTTATCTGGTCGAACTGAGCCATTTCGGTGCAGCCGATAAAAACGAAGCGCCCATCGTGCTGGTGGGCAAAGGCATTACTTTCGACACCGGCGGCATTTCGCTCAAGCCCGGCCTCAATATGGACGAAATGAAATTCGACATGTGCGGCGCCGCTGCCGTTATCGGCACGTTCTGCGCTGCCGTGAAGCTGAAACTGCCCATCAACCTCATCGCCATCGTGCCCACCTGTGAAAACATGCCCTCCGGTGCCGCCAACAAGCCCGGCGACGTGGTCACCAGCATGAAGGGGCTCACCATCGAAGTGCTCAATACCGATGCCGAAGGCCGCCTGATTTTGTGCGACGCCCTCACCTATGCCGAACAGTTCAAACCGAAAGCCGTGATTGATGCCGCCACCCTCACCGGTGCCTGCATTATGGCGCTCGGCCACGATGTGAGCGGTCTGATGGGCAACGACCAAGCGCTTGTCGACAGCCTTTTGGCCGCTTCGCGCGAAACCAACGACAAAGCCTGGCAGCTGCCGCTGTTCGATACCTATAAAGAGCAGCTCAAATCGAATTTCGCCGATATTCCCAATATCGGCACCCCCGGCGCCGGCACCATTACCGCGGCCACATTCTTAGCCTATTTCACCGAAGATTACCCGTGGGCGCACCTCGACATTGCCGGCACCGCCTGGAAATCCGGCAAAGAAAAAGGCGCTACCGGCCGGCCGGTGCCGTTGTTGCTAAACTACTTGCGCAACGTCAGATAA
- a CDS encoding DNA polymerase III subunit chi, with the protein MPKATFYTHVGNPAAFTCRLAGRAVQSGSRVLVWSDAEETLARLDADLWRFDPESFLPHEIWYPGSPFPPHTPLLLAAGTHLPDIGEGWAVLNLSPDFWSQAPTLPARVLEIVSDNLEDLAEARERFKAYRQHSFEIEHHNMQGKA; encoded by the coding sequence ATGCCTAAAGCCACTTTTTACACCCACGTCGGCAACCCCGCCGCCTTTACCTGCCGCCTGGCCGGCCGCGCCGTGCAAAGTGGCAGCCGGGTGTTGGTATGGTCGGATGCCGAGGAAACGCTGGCGCGGCTTGACGCCGATTTATGGCGCTTTGATCCCGAAAGCTTTCTGCCCCACGAAATCTGGTATCCCGGCAGCCCCTTCCCACCACACACACCGCTGCTGTTGGCAGCAGGCACCCATCTGCCCGACATCGGCGAAGGCTGGGCCGTGCTCAACCTTTCCCCCGACTTTTGGAGCCAAGCCCCCACTTTACCCGCCCGCGTGCTCGAAATCGTCAGCGATAATCTGGAAGACTTGGCCGAAGCACGCGAACGCTTTAAGGCTTACCGGCAACACAGTTTCGAAATCGAACACCACAATATGCAGGGCAAAGCTTAG